The following is a genomic window from Labeo rohita strain BAU-BD-2019 chromosome 11, IGBB_LRoh.1.0, whole genome shotgun sequence.
TCCGTTTGAAGAGTTTAGCTTTGATTTGATTCAGTGAATTTGACCAGAATATCATGTTTGTTGGAGATGTAATTTGCATGGAACAcctaattaatttaaactttacggggaaatactttttttttttttttttttttttttagtggaaaAGTTAAGACACTTTGGGGGATAATGACCCCTTTTGAAATATGCTTAATTATAGGGTTAATGTGGGCTCCAAAGCTCattattgttgtcttttctgaggtacATCACATTACAAGAATCACATCACATTATTCGCAAGCTGTTTAACTGATGGTATAAATGTTTGGAAAGAATATTTACCGTTGTCAAGTCTATTTGTAGCATGACAGCCACCTAATAATttggatggaaaaaaaaaacttaaaatagctGTGGTGCAGTAACACTGCATCTTAAGTGacaaattcacttccagaataaaaaaatacctggtaatttacttacccctaTTACCTGTTTTCCTTCAGTCgcaggtttttgaagaaaacactccagaatttttctccatatagtggacttctatgggagccaacaggttgaaggtccaaattgcagttttaatgcaaaaaaagggctctacatgatctcaGCTGAATCATATTTaccagtcattttcttaaaaaataaatgtataaaaatgtattattaataaaaaaggagaaaatgagattttttcaccctaccctacctttttgaacttaAGTACACAGGTGTAGAATAAACCACGCGTGAcatttccaacgtgattacccTGATAgcatacatcacagagatgtctatttgacgtctgcatttacatctggaagacgtattttgaagtgtttgctcatctgcaatacgtctaaggtttctatcagatgtcaaatagatgtctttaagatgtttatgatttagaatgtaaaactgacatcttacagacgtctgtcagatgctttccagatcaagtgatcctAGGCAGATGGATCCTGGGTGTGTAATGTATGAAGACACACATCACAGAGTTAGTGCAAGATgaccatttgtggttaaaaagtgtataaattagatttttttaaagaaaattacctTTTGATCTTTTAGCTAGAGAAGACCCTCAGCCCTCAGTCCTTTAAAGCTGCtattgaaattgcaatttgggCCTTCAAACCTTTGTTCCCCATTGAAGTGGGgaacctggaatgtttttctcaaaaacgtAATTCCTTTGCAACTgatggaaaaaaatgtcatgatcatggatgacatgggggtgagtaaattatcaggaaatttttattctgaagtgaacttctcttttaagaacattttcgcaaaatttatataaatcacATTCAgataataaatacagaaattgttttattctttgattttattcttagatcataattttaaacattctaaAGTTAACTGAAAGTAAACTACAGTATACATAAATGGCATTcgaaaagtaacaaaacaaagtgctaaaaatgtttatcgtaaaacatttttaaaaaattatgtgactttaataaaaaagggaatttattactttttttaaaaaaaaaataaactcctAAGAAACCACCATATACCTGgtgaaaaaatcagcatatgctggcaggtatgttttgatgctggaatgctggttaggtaggttttgatgctggtttaagctggtcctttgctggtttatgatggtcctttgctggttcatactggtccttgaccagcaacatgaccagcataaaccagcaaaggaccagcttaaaccagcatcaaaacctacctaaccagcattccagcatcaaaacatacctaccagcttatgctggttttttcaccagggtatatATTCTTGTAACTTAATATATTACCCCATAACACCATATGTGCAAGTATGCTTAGTGTATGTTGGTATTCAAGGCCTAATATGTCAGCATGATGGCGTGTCCTTTAAATTGGAGACATtacgtatttatttttaaaaaatcggGCTTCCGAGACGACTTAGTATGACGTCATAAAGTGCTGGAAATGAGTGTTCTAAATGACTCTTGGTAAGTTCGAATTTGAAGTTCAGCGGATAGTGTAGCTGCAGTTAATGTAAAAACTGGTACTTTACCTGCTGACCGGTGTTGTACAGACCCCTCGTGGTATGTAAAAGCACGTGAGTCGGTATATTTGCCCCCCCTGCCGGGCTGTGGTGGTCTGTGGGTGTGCAGGGGGGCCGGGTAGAGTCGTAAATGACCGGTGTGGTTTAGTGCGTTGTGTGTGGTGGGGGGTGTGACACGGTGATTGACAACAGGAGGGCGAGGTGGTTATTCTCTCTAACCGAATGAGCTTTAACGGTTTATAGCAACCCCACCCGACCCCGCCCTTCATTAGTAATGGTTGTTCATCACTGTTAACACCTGCTATAAACCATATTTATGAATAGAGATAGAAATCAAATCCATATTCAAAGTAATGAGGACATTTACCAAAGAGtttaaaatacatgaatgaaatgcaataaactcAGAGACTGAAACTGAATGattattgtgttgttgttgcCTTGATTTCAACACTTGAAATTTATAAATCAGATCGAAGATAGAAGAAGATGTAATGCAGCTTTCAAAGGCTTTAGTGTATGTTTACATAAACTTGAAAATATAGTAGAcagaatacaaaaacaaatcttcCACGGACTGGACTGCTGTGGATTGCAGTGAATCCAACTTGAGAGTGAATAGATTATACAACAAGTAACATACAAGGTACACAGAGAGACTTCCTTTATTCAAAGGCATTGGTTCTCAGGTAAGTCACAAccacaattaaacaatgtatgctcatgataaattaaaaaaaggaactGGTCATAACTGTGGGAATAAAACACCCTACATCACCATCACAATTCACATTAGAACTCACAATACTACAAGACTCCATAAGATCTCCTACTTCTCTCCAGATATGCAAACCTCTGGACAGCTCCTTTATGcctgattttttgttttataaaatgaatgcaACATACATGaggtttttgtttgtaaaatgaaaaggaaatcatgttaaacacaaattaatgcaACTAAAACACCTTCTAATGATCGTTTCTTTCTTGAAAAAcactagaaaacaaaaaaattgagtGCAGTGATATTCACTTTGGCATGTTGTGATGAAAGAAAAGGGGTGGAACAGGAAATAGTCGAGTATGGCTTTGTTAACATGTTCCAGGTCAGGTGCATTTATTCATGCAAAGCAGCAGCTCCATGCGGATGGCGATACGAGTGTGCCAGCCAAGAGGGAGGATACGGATGTAACGTGCTACGATAGGTGGACGCAGCAGGTTCTGGACTGTGGAAGAACGGTCAGAGTTTCCATAGAAGACctgcaaaaaaaacaagtaaatgtatgtaatcctttaaagaaattttcttcttcaatatttattattccAGAATGGGGTGTTTGTCATCTTACCCTGTTGTTTCCAGTTTGGTCCTTGTAGTAGATCCAGCTGAGTTTCTCGTTGGTGCGGTACTGCATGGTGTACTTGGTAATCCACTCATCAGAGTCACAGCGGCCCTGGGTCAGGATACCAGAAACCACTTTGACCTCCTTCAGGTCAATCTGAAGCCACTGGTTTGTATCCTGGAACTTAGACAGCCAGGCACACCTGGGACGGGAAAGAGAGATAACCTATCTATGCAAAAAATGCAGGTTGTATAGTCCAAGTCTCTTTAAGATAAGAAATAATAAGCAATATTTCAGAGAACTCACCCAAATCCTTGGTTGTTGAGCCTTGCTCTGCTTGGAACCCAGGAGGAGAACCAGCCTGTGTACTGGTCTTCATTAGAGCAGCTGATCTGATCTGAAGTCACAGATCCTGCCTCAAAACCCAAGGGCTTATGGTAGGGACACTCTGGACAGTTCATTGAGAAATTTGGTTAATATTTATCTTTGCATGTAATTTGCAGTAAGAAATATAACCGTTGATCTCTGTCAGTTTGGCTCAAAAATTTATGGACAGGCCCATTCAGCAAAAGCCTGCAGGATGTCAGACAGCGTGCTTTTGGATAGGTTGGGCTAcaaacagtgttttaaaatgaaaacgatcctTGTCTACACTATTGTTTTCAATGTGTTTCAGaaactctctctctccacaCTACACAACCAAAAACGCATGTTACATGACTATTCATAATAAGCATGATGTTATCGTTTACATGGTCAAGGATACCCAGAGCAAATGTGGGCACCCACgccattgttttcaaaagtatACACTTTGGTCCATTTACACTAAAACACAACCCCGGATCAAGCTGAAACAGGTTTGGagcattttcaaaagtctcagttttcaaAGGTCGAAAACGGAGTAGTGTAAACGTCAGGTGTAAAcgtagcaaaagttatgtgttttaaaatgaaaacacactagTCTCAGTTTCTGAGGGTTGAAAACACCAGAGTAGTGTAAATGAAAGGTGTAACGGTAGCAAaagttatgtgttttaaaatgaaaacacaagtGTGAACGTAGAAATGGGGTCTGCAGCGTTtttgaaagtttcagttttcgGGGTCGAAAACGCCAAAGTAGTGTGAATGATAGGCGTAACTGTAGCAGAagttatgctttttaaaatacactagtGTAAATGTAGAAACGGGATCTGCAGCGTTTTTGGAATTCTCCGTTTTCGAGGATCGAAAGTGCCAGAGTAGTGTAAACAACAGGTGTAACCGTAGCAAAAGgtaaatgttttaacatgaaattgcactagtgtaaacagaaaCAGGATCTGCAGCGTTTTCGATATGCCGGAGTAGTGTAAACGCCAGGCGTAACTATAGCAAAGTTTATACGTTTTAAACGTCAGTGTAGAGaggattgttttaattttaaaatgtctagtgtaaacagggcttAAATCTCCTAATCTCCTATTAAATCTCCTATCTTCGAGGCTGAGAAAAGAACACAATGCTGCAGACAACAGGTAGATAAATGCCGTTATTATCATTGTTTTCCATGTTCGAGGAGCAAATATTTTGTAcgcagctttttaaaaatgtcggGTAGCCGGTGTTTCATATGCATTTGGCCAGTTAGCCTACACTTACGTCACTGGTAGTTTTTATTGACCTTATTTATCCCCGCCCCTTTTTAGCACCGCGTTTGTCGTCTTCTGTCTCCTAATTGTATTACCACAGTGATCTCACAGATTTATGAATAAACCTATCTTTTTAAAATCTTCCTGGTCTATTGACATTTGTTAAGATATTtgctttaaatattacaatgctCACAATAACTTTCGTTAACTTTACATAAATCCACATTACCAGCTAAATTACTCTTagacagcgatgccatagaaataTACAGAGCTACCACACAAACGGAAGTTCAAAgacaatattttaaagataGTAACATGCTTGTTTCTCTGGAGAATAAGGTCATTTGAACTGTTTTAGACCCTACACAGAATTCCTAGAATTATACAGAATACATTCCTAGTTCCTGTGGTGAGAACACGCCAATAGTTCTAGAAACTATGAAAAGGTTCCTCCTAAAGCCCCTCGTGTCCGACAGGGGgcttaataaaacattagtcACGCAATCAGAGAGATTTCTTTGCCCTGCTGTGTTTAAGAGAAACGGACAAAGCGTTAATCTGCCGGCTCTGTAATTCCGTGCTTCCACTCTTCTGCTGGTGACTTTACAATCCCAAAAGCTTTAGTTCCCCATAGTGAAAGATCAACATCCATTAAGACTTGAGCTCGACAGATGGTCACGTTCCACACTTAAGCTCCAGTCCCACATCAGTATTTTTACATAACAGTTCCTCTTTTAAAGGATTTAGGATGTTCTTTTTGACGTACGCACTTCCAGTTTCGATTTTAATCTCGCATCTCAACATAATGGGATTACGAACAAACtcccttttaatttttttctcaacttTCCTCCCTTTCATTTGAATCTAACACATCAGTCTTGGAGGACTCCGAACACGAGCTGCTCTGTGTTAATGGAGCATGTCTGCCCTGTGGTGGTGTGCCAATGGGATGCGGCGATGGCGCACATGGCCCAGGTGAAGCTGCAACCAAATGATTAATGACTTTCTGCGGCGCTGCAGGCGAGGGCTTGTCCGGGAGCCAGCTCATTCGCACATGTCCTGCCTTCTGTTTCCAAAGGGCACCAGCTAGTGCTAACTAATCCATCCATCTCAATTCCCAAAGAGTCAATGTTAGCGCAAAGCCCCATTCACAAATTTCGCTTTCCtgacaaaatgagcatttttcaGTGGTTTTTGATTCACAATTCACCCTCAGCCAGTAAAAACTAAGTACAGAAGAATACTGATTCATTATATATTTGACACATTTTTGAATC
Proteins encoded in this region:
- the rs1a gene encoding retinoschisin 1a is translated as MEYRLQNMLLLAILLVSEGIIGLQAQEDGEGNDTWAGKTCTCDCDSSSKLLSKGSSPSRGQEMDCMPECPYHKPLGFEAGSVTSDQISCSNEDQYTGWFSSWVPSRARLNNQGFGCAWLSKFQDTNQWLQIDLKEVKVVSGILTQGRCDSDEWITKYTMQYRTNEKLSWIYYKDQTGNNRVFYGNSDRSSTVQNLLRPPIVARYIRILPLGWHTRIAIRMELLLCMNKCT